A genomic segment from Epinephelus fuscoguttatus linkage group LG17, E.fuscoguttatus.final_Chr_v1 encodes:
- the snx13 gene encoding sorting nexin-13 isoform X4: MKLEIKPPKIDRRLTGSSFIDEPLQQVIQFALRDYIQYWYYTLSEDESFLLEIRQTLQNALVQFSTRSKEVDWQPYFTTRLVDDFATHLRVFRKAQDRLLDREDKQRDITEELVDSFFEAEVEMERKICRDVVCTSHKDEEGFLRDLCELLLYLLLPPGDFHNKNMRYFLREVLARGVLLPLINQLSDPDYINQFVIWMIRDSSCNYEAFMNILKLTDKPAELEAVKDKVLEELQYLRSLDTAGDDINVIKNQINSLLFVKKVCETRIQRLHSGKEVDALKLAANFGKLCVIPLDHILIHNIALQFFMDFMQAAGAQAELFFWLTVEGYRVTAQQQLEAMQGWQRDGKKQPSATKGLLKAAALGVYEQYLSDKASPRVQVDEASITALGERLQKDDPTPEIFDDIQRNVYDMMLRDERYYPSFKQSPLYVRMLAELDMLKEPSYRGSDDGDGESFNGSPTGSINLSLDDLSNSCHDDSMHLHAFISDTADACLPGFWGAAGVCNDHGKTYALYAITVFRRNHDGSEDCWKTYRRYSDFHDFHMRITEQFENLTSILKLPGKKTFNNMDRDFLEKRKKDLNAYLQLLLNPEMVKACPTLIPYVYDFLENKAYSKGKGEFARKIDTFVNPLRSSMRNVSNAVKALPDSLAEGMTKVSDNMGRMSERLGQDIKQSILKVPPLLPKTDIDPEHCRVSAQLDDNVDDNIPLRVMLLLMDEVFDLKEKNQWLRRNIKNLLQQLIRATYGDTINRKIVDHVDYLTSPEQVADYVKKFRDSYWPNGILAETPPRRDKSIRMRTRIAAKTSLLGIMPDELKHIIGADTTRKGILRVFDMFQYQPMNRRLVYVFLEGFLETMFPQYKFPELFVKLHSRSPRIHRYSQKLKSSSLKR; this comes from the exons ATGAAGCTGGAGATCAAGCCTCCGAAGATTGACAGGAGACTGACGGGCTCCAGTTTCATAGATGAACCACTacaacag GTGATCCAGTTTGCACTGAGAGATTACATCCAGTACTGGTACTACACTCTGAGCGAGGATGAGTCCTTCTTACTGGAGATCAGGCAGACGCTGCAGAATGCCCTTGTCCAGTTTTCTACAcg GTCCAAAGAGGTGGACTGGCAGCCTTACTTCACCACTCGCCTGGTGGACGACTTTGCCACCCATTTACGTGTCTTTAGAAAAGCCCAGGATCGCCTCCTCGACAGAGAGGACAAGCAAA GGGACATAACAGAGGAGCTGGTGGACTCCTTCTTTGAGGCCGAGgtggagatggagaggaagatTTGTCGAGACGTAGTGTGCACTTCACACAAAGATGAAGAAG gttttCTTCGGGACTTGTGTGAGTTACTTCTGTATCTGTTACTACCTCCTGGAGATTTCCACAACAAGAACATGAGATACTTCTTAAGg gaaGTGTTGGCGCGTGGTGTGCTACTTCCTCTGATCAACCAGCTTAGTGACCCAGACTACATCAACCAGTTTGTCATCTGGATG atacgGGACTCCAGCTGCAACTATGAAGCCTTTATGAACATCCTGAAACTGACAGACAAGCCTGCAGAGCTGGAAGCCGTTAAGGACAAGGTGCTGGAGGAGCTTCAGTACCTCCGCTCCCTGGACACAGCCGGAGATG ACATCAATGTAATCAAGAACCAGATTAACAGTCTTCTGTTTGTGAAGAAGGTGTGTGAGACCAGGATCCAGAGGCTGCACTCTGGCAAG GAGGTGGATGCCTTGAAGCTGGCAGCCAACTTTGGCAAGCTGTGTGTTATCCCATTGGATCACATCCTCATCCACAACATAGCCCTGCAGTTCTTCATGG ACTTCATGCAGGCAGCGGGGGCCCAGGCAGAGCTGTTCTTCTGGCTCACTGTGGAGGGCTACAGGGTGACGGCTCAGCAGCAACTTGAGGCCATGCAGGGCTGGCAGAGAGACGGCAAGAAGCAGCCCAGCGCCACCAAGGGGCTGCTGAAGGCCGCTGCACTGGGTGTCTATGAACAATACCTCTCAGACAAG GCATCTCCAAGGGTGCAGGTAGACGAGGCGTCCATAACAGCACTAGGGGAGAGGCTACAGAAAGACGACCCCACGCCAGAGATATTCGATGATATCCAGAGAAAT GTGTATGACATGATGCTACGCGATGAGCGCTACTACCCCTCCTTCAAGCAGAGTCCTCTCTACGTCCGCATGCTAGCAGAGCTGGACATGTTGAAAGAGCCGAGCTACCGGGGGTCTGATGACGGCGATGGAGAATCTTTCAATGGCTCTCCCACAGGAAGCATAAATCTG TCTTTGGACGACCTGTCCAACTCCTGCCATGATGACTCTATGCACCTACATGCCTTCATCTCtgacacag CTGACGCTTGTCTCCCCGGCTTCTGGGGTGCTGCAGGGGTTTGCAACGACCATGGCAAGACCTACGCGCTGTACGCCATCACCGTGTTTAGACGCAACCATGATGGCAGTGAGGACTGCTGGAAGACGTATCGCCGCTACTCAGACTTCCACGACTTCCATATGAGGATCActgaacag TTTGAGAACCTGACGTCGATCCTCAAGCTGCCAGGGAAGAAGACCTTCAACAACATGGACAGAGACTTCttggagaagagaaaaaaagacctCAATGCTTACCTACAG ttGCTGCTGAACCCAGAGATGGTGAAGGCCTGTCCAACTCTAATTCCTTATGTCTATGACTTCCTCGAGAACAAGGCCTACAGCAAGGGCAAGGGAGAGTTTGCACGCAAG ATAGACACATTTGTAAATCCGCTGAGGAGCTCCATGAGAAACGTGTCCAACGCTGTGAAGGCCCTGCCAGACAGTCTGGCTGAGGGCATGACCAAGGTCTCTGATAACATGGGCCGCATGTCAGAGAGACTGGGTCAGGACATCAAACAGTCCATACTCAAG GTGCCTCCACTCCTCCCTAAGACTGACATCGACCCCGAACACTGTCGAGTCTCCGCTCAGCTCGATGACAAT GTGGATGATAACATCCCTCTGAGGGTAATGCTGCTACTGATGGACGAAGTGTTTGACCTGAAGGAGAAAAACCAGTGGCTGCGCAGAAACATTAAGaacctgctgcagcagctcatcAGGGCCACATATGGAGACACCAtcaacag AAAAATTGTGGATCATGTGGACTActtgacctcacctgagcaggTTGCAGACTACGTCAAGAAGTTCAG GGATTCCTACTGGCCCAACGGTATCCTGGCTGAGACACCGCCCCGTCGGGACAAGAGCATCCGCATGAGGACGCGAATAGCTGCGAAGACTAGTCTGCTGGGCATCATGCCAG ACGAGCTGAAGCACATCATCGGAGCAGACACCACGAGAAAGGGCATACTCCGCGTCTTTGACATGTTTCAGTACCAACCCATGAACCGTCGGCTAGTCTACGTTTTCCTGGAGGGCTTCTTGGAGACAATGTTCCCCCAGTACAAATTCCCAGAGCTCTTCGTCAAGCTACACTCCCGCTCACCACGCATCCACAGATATAGCCAGAAACTCAAATCCTCCTCCCTCAAGAGGTGA
- the snx13 gene encoding sorting nexin-13 isoform X1 has protein sequence MSNVPQQRISASQQTQASLSIWGWGGLGVVLFLVTFGPFAIFYLAFYIFCFIGGGFAVTLLYGKINSEKHLEKCEHSYLPPTQIGILKTLDEMKLEIKPPKIDRRLTGSSFIDEPLQQVIQFALRDYIQYWYYTLSEDESFLLEIRQTLQNALVQFSTRSKEVDWQPYFTTRLVDDFATHLRVFRKAQDRLLDREDKQRDITEELVDSFFEAEVEMERKICRDVVCTSHKDEEGFLRDLCELLLYLLLPPGDFHNKNMRYFLREVLARGVLLPLINQLSDPDYINQFVIWMIRDSSCNYEAFMNILKLTDKPAELEAVKDKVLEELQYLRSLDTAGDDINVIKNQINSLLFVKKVCETRIQRLHSGKEVDALKLAANFGKLCVIPLDHILIHNIALQFFMDFMQAAGAQAELFFWLTVEGYRVTAQQQLEAMQGWQRDGKKQPSATKGLLKAAALGVYEQYLSDKASPRVQVDEASITALGERLQKDDPTPEIFDDIQRNVYDMMLRDERYYPSFKQSPLYVRMLAELDMLKEPSYRGSDDGDGESFNGSPTGSINLSLDDLSNSCHDDSMHLHAFISDTADACLPGFWGAAGVCNDHGKTYALYAITVFRRNHDGSEDCWKTYRRYSDFHDFHMRITEQFENLTSILKLPGKKTFNNMDRDFLEKRKKDLNAYLQLLLNPEMVKACPTLIPYVYDFLENKAYSKGKGEFARKIDTFVNPLRSSMRNVSNAVKALPDSLAEGMTKVSDNMGRMSERLGQDIKQSILKVPPLLPKTDIDPEHCRVSAQLDDNVDDNIPLRVMLLLMDEVFDLKEKNQWLRRNIKNLLQQLIRATYGDTINRKIVDHVDYLTSPEQVADYVKKFRDSYWPNGILAETPPRRDKSIRMRTRIAAKTSLLGIMPDELKHIIGADTTRKGILRVFDMFQYQPMNRRLVYVFLEGFLETMFPQYKFPELFVKLHSRSPRIHRYSQKLKSSSLKR, from the exons ATGAGTAACGTCCCTCAACAACGAATTTCTGcatcacaacaaacacag gccAGTCTGTCCATCTGGGGATGGGGGGGTCTTGGAGTCGTGCTGTTCCTCGTCACCTTTGGACCCTTTGCCATATTCTACCTGGCCTTTTATATCTTCTGCTTCATTGGAGG GGGCTTTGCGGTCACTCTGCTTTATGGAAAGATCAACTCAGAGAAACACCTAGAAAAGTGCGAGCACTCTTACCTGCCACCCACGCAAATTGGTATACTAAAG ACGTTAGATGAGATGAAGCTGGAGATCAAGCCTCCGAAGATTGACAGGAGACTGACGGGCTCCAGTTTCATAGATGAACCACTacaacag GTGATCCAGTTTGCACTGAGAGATTACATCCAGTACTGGTACTACACTCTGAGCGAGGATGAGTCCTTCTTACTGGAGATCAGGCAGACGCTGCAGAATGCCCTTGTCCAGTTTTCTACAcg GTCCAAAGAGGTGGACTGGCAGCCTTACTTCACCACTCGCCTGGTGGACGACTTTGCCACCCATTTACGTGTCTTTAGAAAAGCCCAGGATCGCCTCCTCGACAGAGAGGACAAGCAAA GGGACATAACAGAGGAGCTGGTGGACTCCTTCTTTGAGGCCGAGgtggagatggagaggaagatTTGTCGAGACGTAGTGTGCACTTCACACAAAGATGAAGAAG gttttCTTCGGGACTTGTGTGAGTTACTTCTGTATCTGTTACTACCTCCTGGAGATTTCCACAACAAGAACATGAGATACTTCTTAAGg gaaGTGTTGGCGCGTGGTGTGCTACTTCCTCTGATCAACCAGCTTAGTGACCCAGACTACATCAACCAGTTTGTCATCTGGATG atacgGGACTCCAGCTGCAACTATGAAGCCTTTATGAACATCCTGAAACTGACAGACAAGCCTGCAGAGCTGGAAGCCGTTAAGGACAAGGTGCTGGAGGAGCTTCAGTACCTCCGCTCCCTGGACACAGCCGGAGATG ACATCAATGTAATCAAGAACCAGATTAACAGTCTTCTGTTTGTGAAGAAGGTGTGTGAGACCAGGATCCAGAGGCTGCACTCTGGCAAG GAGGTGGATGCCTTGAAGCTGGCAGCCAACTTTGGCAAGCTGTGTGTTATCCCATTGGATCACATCCTCATCCACAACATAGCCCTGCAGTTCTTCATGG ACTTCATGCAGGCAGCGGGGGCCCAGGCAGAGCTGTTCTTCTGGCTCACTGTGGAGGGCTACAGGGTGACGGCTCAGCAGCAACTTGAGGCCATGCAGGGCTGGCAGAGAGACGGCAAGAAGCAGCCCAGCGCCACCAAGGGGCTGCTGAAGGCCGCTGCACTGGGTGTCTATGAACAATACCTCTCAGACAAG GCATCTCCAAGGGTGCAGGTAGACGAGGCGTCCATAACAGCACTAGGGGAGAGGCTACAGAAAGACGACCCCACGCCAGAGATATTCGATGATATCCAGAGAAAT GTGTATGACATGATGCTACGCGATGAGCGCTACTACCCCTCCTTCAAGCAGAGTCCTCTCTACGTCCGCATGCTAGCAGAGCTGGACATGTTGAAAGAGCCGAGCTACCGGGGGTCTGATGACGGCGATGGAGAATCTTTCAATGGCTCTCCCACAGGAAGCATAAATCTG TCTTTGGACGACCTGTCCAACTCCTGCCATGATGACTCTATGCACCTACATGCCTTCATCTCtgacacag CTGACGCTTGTCTCCCCGGCTTCTGGGGTGCTGCAGGGGTTTGCAACGACCATGGCAAGACCTACGCGCTGTACGCCATCACCGTGTTTAGACGCAACCATGATGGCAGTGAGGACTGCTGGAAGACGTATCGCCGCTACTCAGACTTCCACGACTTCCATATGAGGATCActgaacag TTTGAGAACCTGACGTCGATCCTCAAGCTGCCAGGGAAGAAGACCTTCAACAACATGGACAGAGACTTCttggagaagagaaaaaaagacctCAATGCTTACCTACAG ttGCTGCTGAACCCAGAGATGGTGAAGGCCTGTCCAACTCTAATTCCTTATGTCTATGACTTCCTCGAGAACAAGGCCTACAGCAAGGGCAAGGGAGAGTTTGCACGCAAG ATAGACACATTTGTAAATCCGCTGAGGAGCTCCATGAGAAACGTGTCCAACGCTGTGAAGGCCCTGCCAGACAGTCTGGCTGAGGGCATGACCAAGGTCTCTGATAACATGGGCCGCATGTCAGAGAGACTGGGTCAGGACATCAAACAGTCCATACTCAAG GTGCCTCCACTCCTCCCTAAGACTGACATCGACCCCGAACACTGTCGAGTCTCCGCTCAGCTCGATGACAAT GTGGATGATAACATCCCTCTGAGGGTAATGCTGCTACTGATGGACGAAGTGTTTGACCTGAAGGAGAAAAACCAGTGGCTGCGCAGAAACATTAAGaacctgctgcagcagctcatcAGGGCCACATATGGAGACACCAtcaacag AAAAATTGTGGATCATGTGGACTActtgacctcacctgagcaggTTGCAGACTACGTCAAGAAGTTCAG GGATTCCTACTGGCCCAACGGTATCCTGGCTGAGACACCGCCCCGTCGGGACAAGAGCATCCGCATGAGGACGCGAATAGCTGCGAAGACTAGTCTGCTGGGCATCATGCCAG ACGAGCTGAAGCACATCATCGGAGCAGACACCACGAGAAAGGGCATACTCCGCGTCTTTGACATGTTTCAGTACCAACCCATGAACCGTCGGCTAGTCTACGTTTTCCTGGAGGGCTTCTTGGAGACAATGTTCCCCCAGTACAAATTCCCAGAGCTCTTCGTCAAGCTACACTCCCGCTCACCACGCATCCACAGATATAGCCAGAAACTCAAATCCTCCTCCCTCAAGAGGTGA
- the snx13 gene encoding sorting nexin-13 isoform X3, whose protein sequence is MFAEASLSIWGWGGLGVVLFLVTFGPFAIFYLAFYIFCFIGGGFAVTLLYGKINSEKHLEKCEHSYLPPTQIGILKTLDEMKLEIKPPKIDRRLTGSSFIDEPLQQVIQFALRDYIQYWYYTLSEDESFLLEIRQTLQNALVQFSTRSKEVDWQPYFTTRLVDDFATHLRVFRKAQDRLLDREDKQRDITEELVDSFFEAEVEMERKICRDVVCTSHKDEEGFLRDLCELLLYLLLPPGDFHNKNMRYFLREVLARGVLLPLINQLSDPDYINQFVIWMIRDSSCNYEAFMNILKLTDKPAELEAVKDKVLEELQYLRSLDTAGDDINVIKNQINSLLFVKKVCETRIQRLHSGKEVDALKLAANFGKLCVIPLDHILIHNIALQFFMDFMQAAGAQAELFFWLTVEGYRVTAQQQLEAMQGWQRDGKKQPSATKGLLKAAALGVYEQYLSDKASPRVQVDEASITALGERLQKDDPTPEIFDDIQRNVYDMMLRDERYYPSFKQSPLYVRMLAELDMLKEPSYRGSDDGDGESFNGSPTGSINLSLDDLSNSCHDDSMHLHAFISDTADACLPGFWGAAGVCNDHGKTYALYAITVFRRNHDGSEDCWKTYRRYSDFHDFHMRITEQFENLTSILKLPGKKTFNNMDRDFLEKRKKDLNAYLQLLLNPEMVKACPTLIPYVYDFLENKAYSKGKGEFARKIDTFVNPLRSSMRNVSNAVKALPDSLAEGMTKVSDNMGRMSERLGQDIKQSILKVPPLLPKTDIDPEHCRVSAQLDDNVDDNIPLRVMLLLMDEVFDLKEKNQWLRRNIKNLLQQLIRATYGDTINRKIVDHVDYLTSPEQVADYVKKFRDSYWPNGILAETPPRRDKSIRMRTRIAAKTSLLGIMPDELKHIIGADTTRKGILRVFDMFQYQPMNRRLVYVFLEGFLETMFPQYKFPELFVKLHSRSPRIHRYSQKLKSSSLKR, encoded by the exons gccAGTCTGTCCATCTGGGGATGGGGGGGTCTTGGAGTCGTGCTGTTCCTCGTCACCTTTGGACCCTTTGCCATATTCTACCTGGCCTTTTATATCTTCTGCTTCATTGGAGG GGGCTTTGCGGTCACTCTGCTTTATGGAAAGATCAACTCAGAGAAACACCTAGAAAAGTGCGAGCACTCTTACCTGCCACCCACGCAAATTGGTATACTAAAG ACGTTAGATGAGATGAAGCTGGAGATCAAGCCTCCGAAGATTGACAGGAGACTGACGGGCTCCAGTTTCATAGATGAACCACTacaacag GTGATCCAGTTTGCACTGAGAGATTACATCCAGTACTGGTACTACACTCTGAGCGAGGATGAGTCCTTCTTACTGGAGATCAGGCAGACGCTGCAGAATGCCCTTGTCCAGTTTTCTACAcg GTCCAAAGAGGTGGACTGGCAGCCTTACTTCACCACTCGCCTGGTGGACGACTTTGCCACCCATTTACGTGTCTTTAGAAAAGCCCAGGATCGCCTCCTCGACAGAGAGGACAAGCAAA GGGACATAACAGAGGAGCTGGTGGACTCCTTCTTTGAGGCCGAGgtggagatggagaggaagatTTGTCGAGACGTAGTGTGCACTTCACACAAAGATGAAGAAG gttttCTTCGGGACTTGTGTGAGTTACTTCTGTATCTGTTACTACCTCCTGGAGATTTCCACAACAAGAACATGAGATACTTCTTAAGg gaaGTGTTGGCGCGTGGTGTGCTACTTCCTCTGATCAACCAGCTTAGTGACCCAGACTACATCAACCAGTTTGTCATCTGGATG atacgGGACTCCAGCTGCAACTATGAAGCCTTTATGAACATCCTGAAACTGACAGACAAGCCTGCAGAGCTGGAAGCCGTTAAGGACAAGGTGCTGGAGGAGCTTCAGTACCTCCGCTCCCTGGACACAGCCGGAGATG ACATCAATGTAATCAAGAACCAGATTAACAGTCTTCTGTTTGTGAAGAAGGTGTGTGAGACCAGGATCCAGAGGCTGCACTCTGGCAAG GAGGTGGATGCCTTGAAGCTGGCAGCCAACTTTGGCAAGCTGTGTGTTATCCCATTGGATCACATCCTCATCCACAACATAGCCCTGCAGTTCTTCATGG ACTTCATGCAGGCAGCGGGGGCCCAGGCAGAGCTGTTCTTCTGGCTCACTGTGGAGGGCTACAGGGTGACGGCTCAGCAGCAACTTGAGGCCATGCAGGGCTGGCAGAGAGACGGCAAGAAGCAGCCCAGCGCCACCAAGGGGCTGCTGAAGGCCGCTGCACTGGGTGTCTATGAACAATACCTCTCAGACAAG GCATCTCCAAGGGTGCAGGTAGACGAGGCGTCCATAACAGCACTAGGGGAGAGGCTACAGAAAGACGACCCCACGCCAGAGATATTCGATGATATCCAGAGAAAT GTGTATGACATGATGCTACGCGATGAGCGCTACTACCCCTCCTTCAAGCAGAGTCCTCTCTACGTCCGCATGCTAGCAGAGCTGGACATGTTGAAAGAGCCGAGCTACCGGGGGTCTGATGACGGCGATGGAGAATCTTTCAATGGCTCTCCCACAGGAAGCATAAATCTG TCTTTGGACGACCTGTCCAACTCCTGCCATGATGACTCTATGCACCTACATGCCTTCATCTCtgacacag CTGACGCTTGTCTCCCCGGCTTCTGGGGTGCTGCAGGGGTTTGCAACGACCATGGCAAGACCTACGCGCTGTACGCCATCACCGTGTTTAGACGCAACCATGATGGCAGTGAGGACTGCTGGAAGACGTATCGCCGCTACTCAGACTTCCACGACTTCCATATGAGGATCActgaacag TTTGAGAACCTGACGTCGATCCTCAAGCTGCCAGGGAAGAAGACCTTCAACAACATGGACAGAGACTTCttggagaagagaaaaaaagacctCAATGCTTACCTACAG ttGCTGCTGAACCCAGAGATGGTGAAGGCCTGTCCAACTCTAATTCCTTATGTCTATGACTTCCTCGAGAACAAGGCCTACAGCAAGGGCAAGGGAGAGTTTGCACGCAAG ATAGACACATTTGTAAATCCGCTGAGGAGCTCCATGAGAAACGTGTCCAACGCTGTGAAGGCCCTGCCAGACAGTCTGGCTGAGGGCATGACCAAGGTCTCTGATAACATGGGCCGCATGTCAGAGAGACTGGGTCAGGACATCAAACAGTCCATACTCAAG GTGCCTCCACTCCTCCCTAAGACTGACATCGACCCCGAACACTGTCGAGTCTCCGCTCAGCTCGATGACAAT GTGGATGATAACATCCCTCTGAGGGTAATGCTGCTACTGATGGACGAAGTGTTTGACCTGAAGGAGAAAAACCAGTGGCTGCGCAGAAACATTAAGaacctgctgcagcagctcatcAGGGCCACATATGGAGACACCAtcaacag AAAAATTGTGGATCATGTGGACTActtgacctcacctgagcaggTTGCAGACTACGTCAAGAAGTTCAG GGATTCCTACTGGCCCAACGGTATCCTGGCTGAGACACCGCCCCGTCGGGACAAGAGCATCCGCATGAGGACGCGAATAGCTGCGAAGACTAGTCTGCTGGGCATCATGCCAG ACGAGCTGAAGCACATCATCGGAGCAGACACCACGAGAAAGGGCATACTCCGCGTCTTTGACATGTTTCAGTACCAACCCATGAACCGTCGGCTAGTCTACGTTTTCCTGGAGGGCTTCTTGGAGACAATGTTCCCCCAGTACAAATTCCCAGAGCTCTTCGTCAAGCTACACTCCCGCTCACCACGCATCCACAGATATAGCCAGAAACTCAAATCCTCCTCCCTCAAGAGGTGA